GTTGATCATCATTCAACTTTAactctgcatcttgatcttcgTCAGGAATTTGTATCGACATCTCATCTTGTATCTCTCTGGAACAATTATTTTCTATATTAGCATCATAAGAAGGAATTGTGGGAAGATCATATGTTATCTATTTCACTTGTCGTATTCAACTTATGCCCAGACTTGAAAATTATCAGCATGTGGACATGTGGTAACCCTCTTTTTTGAAATTCAACCACATCAACATGTGCAGCTACATGTCCAAAAATTTTCCTCTTGAATAATTGATATTTCAGGTCTTGCAGTTTTGCTCGAAATACTCGTGTAGTTAAGTCTGGACGTTCTTGAGCTGTTTGACCATCATATAATGCTTGCTGTATTTCTTTCCACTctggattgcaagtcattgtaATGAATAGATCTGGTTTTCCAAATCTTTGTACTAATGTCAATGCATCAAGATATCTACGACGCATATCTCTTGGTCCTCCTATAAATGTTGCTGGTAGAACAATTCTTTTGCCAACTTCATTCCCTCTTAATTCTCCATTAAAGACACTATCCACAATTCCTTGATACAATTCTGCTCTCATAGTTGATTGGTTTTGACGAAAATAATCCAGTCTTGTTGTCTCCAATTTTATGTACATATCCACTATATATTGCTGTAATAATCTTCCAGCTAATAAGAGTATGGATTGTCTTGGATTTCTAATCTGTATCTTATAGCAAATATATTCTCGGCATGATACATTCTTAACGCTTTCTCTTCTAACACCTAAAAACATagaaaaatacaatataaaaataaaaaaagttatattaagtgattagtaaaataaaataaacataacaatatacaaaataaatatatatgtcaaCAATTGCTTAAAATATATTCATTATCACCTAAACGCTCTAAATACAAATCAACACTTTATCGATTCAGGTCATTCATAGATAggatttataaattatgattaaGTAGGGATTTCATTAAGACATATGCATAATGAGAAAAGTAAATAGCCTTAAGCTAAGGTGGAgcataaatatttgcaatttgtaattgtaaaattctgaaaataaatttatattattgtttaTATGATTAGTATGCTACAGTTAATGGGTGGGAATGATATCACAAATTATGGAAATTATCCGATTaactataattataaattaactaCACCAAGGAGAATTAGGATTCAGTATCATGCTGAAAAGTCAGAAAAATTAAAGAAGCAAAATTGAATCTGTAGATAATTAATGTAAAAGCATTTCGCCCACGTCGCCCGAAATAAAATAGCCTACTCTAGATTATTTATCAAAGTTTTCGACAACTTCAACTTTTTCTAAACCCGCTTACTATATTATATTTACTCTATGAGGCTTAACTCATTAATTGGTGTTAATTAGTGATCAATGGCAGTAATGGGTTGAATCCCTTCGTAGTTTGGATGgctaaaaataaagaaattccaAGACGAAAACTTTTACACGTGTTATTGAATGAATGTacgtattttaaattataatctcataattgGAATAATATAACTTTAGaagaataaaattatccaaAAGTTTAATACTACAATTTATCAAATTAGTAAAATCAATTATAAACATTACAtcaatcaatttataaaaagttaatagAGATACCTTGTTCTTCATTGGAGATAATATCGCCTGCAGTTATGGTTCTTGCTAATGAAGTAGAAGTAGAAACAGAATTTGTGTTACGAACCAAAGATGTTGGATCAATCTTTCTAATGTTTTGATGCCAACCTGTTTCGCCCTTTGGAAAAAGAAGCGGATATTGCAAAGGATCATAACATCCATAATAATGCTTTATTCTATGTCTGTCGCCGGAATGAGCATGAACTACAATATCCCGCTCCAATggaatattttcattatttcccTCAACCCATATAACTGCAACTTGATCTGCATGTGGAGAATTATATACTCGTTGATCTAAGTTGACATCTTTAGAAATATGAAGCTGAACATTGTCCATTGAAGGATAATCTTTCAATCTTCGAAAGAATTTTGCATACGGGTTGATCTCTAAAATTTTCATGAGCATCTGTACAACTGCTTCTGACAAAACTTGATTTTGCATTATGTTTATTCTGTTCTCAAACTCACTTTGTGTGTCATAAAAGTATAGCTGAAAAAATGTTGGAGACGTATATTGTGGGATCAATCCAGGAAGATCATGATAAACCATGCCTTGTGCTCGAAAAGAATAAACTCCCCGTCTTGCAGATGCCAATTCTTTGTCCAATTTTACACCAAACGAAGTAAATGAGAATATACTATTATAAGCACGAATATTCCTTCTGAAATTAATAGCTTCTTCTGACTGAGCTGTAAACAATTCATCCAACTCCGGAGGAACTTCAGAAAATGCAAGTTTAACttttccattatcacaacaaaAAGTAGGAGGTTCATATTCAAATCTTCTTGCACCACAATGAATGCAATCAGGcacatttttcaattcatgtagCAATGAACCTAAATAGATAAAcagtataattaaaaaaactttAATAATTTATCATAATGTATTAAACGTATTTTTATCTTAAAAGAATGTAATACTTACAATTCAAATCACTTGCAATTCGTTTACGTTTCTTTTGTCTTTGTAGATTTTTTCTTTGTCTATATACCTCATTAGctgcaatatataaatataaatatattaattaaaaaaataatttgatttgtGCTCATGTTGTGTGATATGTGGTGATTATAACATAGACAATTAATTAAAAGCTTGTGCGCTCATGCtatagaaaatacctgaagatgAGCTTGTTTTGCGCAATGTAACTTCCATGTTCATAGTTagtgtatataaattttaaaatcctgcaaaaaaatatttattctgtaacacaaaaataataaataataataaacaaataacaacaaaaaggaatgttaataataattataagtataactctaatcaaataaatataaacatattgaTATGGCAGCAAAACAATTActatatcattatattttatcaaagcCTAACTTCCACAATTAAATAAAGGTCATTCTACAAACTCAAAAATTTGCATAACTTTTAAATCAGCCTAAatgaccaaaacaaaaatttgaGGACATAACTGAACATTTATAACATTTGGATACATGTGTCCTGCAAATATGGTataataaagtttatttttttggttttctatcatgaaaatgaaatattttctacTTCTTGTCAAATGTAATAACAAATTAGCAATCTATACTAAAAATGTATATTAAAAtcaacaaatattttaaaaattaaaaatgcataTTGCTATTTCCAAAAACAATAAAGacaattaaaattatgaaatttatgaGAGGTGAAATATACTACATGAGATCAATTTTCTTCTACTAATAGAAATTCTTGGTatgaatctcattttttgaTTCCTCATGAAAGCCTAAATCCACCCCACAACCATATACAATAATAGGCACACcaaatttcataaatatataatgcTCGATCATTTGAATGTGTCATATATGTAAGTGTTGATAAAAATGAAATGCAACTGCGATTACAAaactcaatcatatatatatatatatatatatatatatatatatatatatatatatggcaaaCAAAATATTGCTTCTTTAATCCATAATAATGTCAATCTTATTTGCATATATCCTTCCATGACCAAAACATGGATATCCTTACCTTGATAGATCACCTTCAAGCTTCTCTGTCCGACTAATTAAGCGAGAAATCGAACGGAATGGTTCTCTTCGAAGTGTTTAACTTGTCGGGTGACCTGGACATATTATAACCAGAAAAGTATTCAAAGGGCGAGCAACATTATAAGCTCGCTGGAAACTTATGAGGAGTCCATATGCCAGCATATGGTTAGAAAGCCTAAAACTCTTTAAGTCAGTCTTATTATCTTGGTAATGACAGTGAGAAATAATGCGATGCTATTGGTTTAACtccagatgggatcctctgtcccacaatattgtgtgtaccacgtgtaccactcttcatttctttattttataaattgttttttataaaaataaaaatttattatgcttttatataatataaagataattaacaagggttcactcatccatttagggtttataattatttttttatatttatttgaattaataatagattatttgggttcattaattcaaagttagggtatataattttttaaattttaatttttcaatgataaatactaattagagtttataatataataataaatttttatttttataaaaaacaatttataaaacaaagaaatgaagagtggtacacacaatattgtgggacagaggatctcatctGGTTTAACTCAGccttttgttttataaaagctATAACATCAACTAAATTAACTACAACtttaatacatatataaaaactTTCCCAACAATTCAAACCAATATTTTATTCACAGAATAAAATATCCGAACTCAAAATTTTGACATAACCAAGAGGCGGGAGAGAAATAGCAGCAGAGTGGGTATGGTCACTGCATTAGCAACTGCAGTAGAGAATAACGATATGATAGCAAGAGCTTCAGAGGGTTCAGTGGCTACGGGAGAAGAACAAACCAAATATTCCACGCTCAGTAAAAAAATAAACGAAGGTTATGTTGAATGTTGCTGAAATAATCCGTGAAAGATGGTTAAAACTATATAGCTTACTAATTCCAAGTAAATCAAGTTCCATAAATGCACATCCATTGATATATGAAGCATAGCAGAAGCCAATAGCAGAAGATACAGAGTACCATGATAGATATTTTAGCCAAAAATAAAACCATAATATATGAAACAATATTGCTAAAAATTCTGACGCATTAACACTTAAAATCTAAACTTATCTTTAAAAATAAACACTTGAATTCTAAAGATTCCACAAAGCTAGAAACTTGGCGTAATACTACAGAAAAAAAAGCAGATTGGGGAAAGCTGAGCAAAAGTGTGAAACAGAATACCCAGAAAAAATAACTATCCAAGTCTAGCATGCATCGGGTCTCGGAATATACTCACGGGAATAGAATGGAAGATGTAGAGAGAGAGGCAACCTCGGAGAAGGGTTTGATCGAAACAATAAATGACGTCGTTGCAGTTTGTAGTTTGAGGGCTTACGAATGCACGACGCTTGCTTCCGTAGTGAGGACATGCATGCTCAATTCTCAAACAAATTCTAAAAGCTGATATCTTTTTAGATATTATGATAACTTGAACAcaaatacttatttttttaacatcccAATTAGCCTGATATCTTTGAGAACAATCAGTAGAACCATAATAACAAGCTTTATTAACACCTATGATATTTTATAAGGATACGCAAAGAACAATCAGTAGAACCATAATAACAAGCTTTATTAACACCTATGATATTTTATAAGGATACGCAAGAATTTACTTGGATCTCAATTCAACAAAGACAAGTTGCTTGCTTCTCATAGTGGCGCTGGTATAGACGACATACAAAGCGAGAATCAAAACTAACCTCAACCGGCCTTCGAAGAGGGGAGGCGGCGACCGGAAAAAAGACTAAGAGCAACGGTGAAGCGCGGCGGACCGGAGGCTCACAGCGGCGGCGAGGTTGTATGCGATGGTGCGGAAGGACGGCTTTGAGGTTAGTTGCGAGGAGATAATTGATTGAGTTGGAGAAGAATTagaactttaattaatttttatttatatttagagtttagtttagttaGTACATAAGATAaagattttgatatatataaatatatacggAATTATAGTGAACTTCTTCCATAGATAATTATACTATATCCCTTAATTAAGATAATTATGAAGTCAATGGATTGAAAAATCGTGAGTCATTCTCTTTAAAAAGGCAAAAAAGAAAGGAGTCTATTAATCTATATACTAACAAATTTATTAAGATAATTATGAAGTCAATGGATTGAAAAGTCGTGAGTCATTCTCTTTAAAAAGGCAAAAAAGAAAGGAgtcaaaattaattgaaaaatcgTGATGTTGATAATTATTAATCTATActaacaaatttatattttaggggtaaaataggcaatccacaagttgtcccTTAAATTGTCATtcgctctttttctattagtatagattaagGCTCAGCTCTCCTCCCTAAAAGTTTCACATTCTGTTACTTGAGAATTACATTAAGAAAACTTATCAGCAGAAgaaatcaaattgaaaaaagaaagaaaagaaaagaaaaaaccacaTGTTTTTCTGACCTGAAGGTTTATGATAAAATTTGGGCAAGAATTTATCCTTAAACCAACGCAACTGATCCACCAGAGAAATATTTGCATGACGAACTTCGACCCCTCTGCTCACAAAAAATGAGTCCGGCAGCGCAGTTGCTCCCGCCACCGCAAAATTCACGCTGCCTCCGCCGCTCGAATTCTTTCCATCGTAAAACGGCGGCACCAAAGGAAGCCCCATGTATTGAGCTGCAAGCCAGGCCagttgaattattattaaattttaaataataatgaaTGTGTGAAAGGTATATATACCAATGAAATCGATAATGAGGCGGCCGTCGGAGCATCTTCCGGTGGGATGATGGAAGAAGGTTTCTCCGTAGGGCGGCATCTCGAAAAAGAGTGGAGGCTCCGATGGATACAGGTGTGGTAGGTTGCCGGTATCTGCTAGTGAATCGCCGAAGCCAATTATGGATTTGAAGCATGAAGAAGAAGCGCAAGCGCGTTTGGTTTGATATGataatattaaaaagagaaataaGAAAAATGTGATATGGTGAATTGTTGAATAGGAAGACGATGAAGCCATTGGATTAATGCAGCAACGCAATATCTTATATGGATCCGTACGTGTATGAGACAAAATGACGCTTTTTATAGGAAAACTATAAAAAAGTGGGGGATGAAAATCATTGTAATTTGTCCAGATTTGTTTCCCTTAATTTGTAGTATCTTCTTTATAATACCATTAGACCTTAACCTACATGGCATGCTTAGAATTGTTCTATTTCAAAAgcttaccatatataatcttcattatttattaattaattaactatcacattccatataaagattcattaatcttaataaatataattaattgtagatgtgtatatatatatatatatatatatatatatatataatattaacattacatataatctaagttaataaaatcatattttacgtctatcaaaataattaaaattttatttttaattttttacaaaatatatccatacattttatCTGTATcgtgaataaaaatatatttttcatatctaaaaactttattttgtttttgtatcgtccataacaataataataataataataataataataataataataataataataataataataactataaataaattatgaaattagtaatgcataaataaagaatttagataaagaacaataaatgatatgatgttaaaatatagtatttgaaatctttaatcctctatcaaatttataataatctcaatcggatgaagaattcatataaaccacctcatttcacattgattttttttaataagatttcaccaaaataaatcctatacatgaagaagctcttgctctccaaattaaaattaacatttaattagtggtatgattgagattaatagaatttgaattgctttgtcaattcagtttgaccaaatttatttaattaaatacataatttaattaatttaattttaaaaaataaatcttctttataatacCATTAGGCCTTAACCTACATGCCATGCTTAGAATTGCTCAATTTCAAAAACTTACCATATATAttcttcattatttattaattaattaactattacattccatataaagatttattaatcttaataaatataattaattgtagatgtgtatatatatatatatatatatatataatattaacattacatataatctaagttaataaattttattatttattttatctcgataaaaattagatttacatgtctgacaagaaaaaaaaatttataatttatatacaataaattattttaattaagattTGGTCTTCATGCACACACAAAGAAATATTTCTATATTTGTAccttttgaaattttatatttttgcatataaattactcaatattataaaatttaaaataagttttttttttttgaaaatttaaaataagttACTCGTGCATTAATACACGGGATCGGAGGAATACTAATTGTGGGCCTATGCAAATAATTATATGTTtagttgaaaataattttatatatgacACAATTATATATGTTTGGCTGTGCAAATAATTAACTACCATATTATATGCTTAGTTGAAATTTGTTGGTTGGATTTCTACGTTATATCAAAATTATATAGCTAGCCGAAATTTCTTGATGTgaattaattttctaattacatatcaaaattaattaccgTCGGAAATCAAGGATTTCAAATCCAATAATTTAACGCTACATTATTTCTTTGTGTTTTACAATTGATAGTGGATGCGCAAATTAAGTTATAGAGGTTCTAATGATCACCGGGTTTAACGATTTGAATCatgaaattaaataacaaaatattgGTCAGTTAGCAATTCGGATTAAAATCGACGAGACGTTAATATTGATTCCTCTTAAGTTAATTGGATAATATAAACTTTAAAATCGACCCGAGACGGTATAGTAGTATACCAAGATTGTAAAagtcatttaagaaaaaaaaaaaaaaaaaaggttcaaACTGATTCCTCTGAAGTTAATTGGATAATATAAACTTTGAATCGACAATAAGGTTGTACAAATGAAAcctatgtttatttatttatgtatttatttatttaggaaTGAGAGTTAGCAGACCCTCAACCTATAGATAAAACATCAACCAGTATTCCATACATGACGCTCCCCAAAACTGGCAACGTCCATCAGAAACAAcaaggaaaaacaaaaagacATCAATAGATGTAACCCAAAAATAACTAGATCCAGAGAACAAAGGAAacaaaattagaaagaaaataGGTCAAAACAAACTAGCTATTAACATGAGAACTGAATCTAAAGTTAAGATCACCAAGCTGATCCATCCTAACCATAACAAGAAACTGCCGAGGGGCAGAAAAACAATTAAAAGTAGTCAACATATGAGTCTGATGCAATCAAATGAAACCTATGTATTTAGAAAAACgaatattagtaaaaaaataattcaacattCGAATTCATAttcactttttattttaaatttataaatattacaaatataacaTGCACTTATTTATGTTGTTCAATTAATTGGATACACATGTTTCACCGAAAACTAATGTtgaattcttaaaaaaaaatgtaaatatatactagcatttgcaccagTACAATATGTATGgaaaaagtttttatttttctttatatataaatttaatacaaacttaattatcatattcataaatataataaaaatatacttttaacataattttaaaaaataaagaataagaaTTCAcgataataaaaattgatatcatGAAaaagcaaatatatatatatatatatatatatatatatatatatatataaattaaagaaaaaaatgaaataaaagtgcattgaaaaatagattattcaaaaaaagatgagataTGAGTGAGAATTTTGTTAAATTGTACTCCCCCCGTCTCATGAattgacacgtattcctttttgggtcgtcccacgaatcttgatacatttttaaataaggtaataattattacattctctctcctactttatcacttttattatcttccgtctcttactttatcacttttatttcattctctctcctactttatcacttttatactttattaactacacacttaaaacaataatctacaactccttaatttccgtgcaaaaaccaaacgtgtcaagattcgtgggacggagagagtaatatttaaataaatatatatttatattttaatccaatacttatataaaatttatatcaaattacagttcttatcgtgatctttaatttgatatgcatataaaatattttataattagccaaattttatagttttagaaaataaataaaagaaaaaacaagaagataaagaaaagaaaaataaaataaaagaaaatatataatctgcAAATAAACTCTCAATTTTATAATAATCACAAATTaccattcaattttaaaattaatttcaaactaAAAGTAGTCGTTTTAAtatataactagcatttgcaccctaTGCAATGgacgggaaaatatttttatatatttatacttatataaaattgatactaactcaattatcatatttataaatataataaaaaaaatataattttaactaaatatatttaagctgaatattgaaaaaaaactcacaataataaaaattgatattatgaaaaggcaaaaagaTAAGATaagaaaattgaataaaaataagaaggaattaaggaattaaaaaaatagaatttttcaaaaaaatgagagaggaaGATAAAGcttttatcgtgatctttaatttaatatgcgtattaaatattttataattagtcgaacttcacaattttaaaaaataaaacaaaaaataggaagataaagaaaaaaataaaaaagaaaaaaaaataatttataaataaacctttaattttattgtaattatAAATTCACCACTCaatgaaattgatttcaaattgaaagttgGCCTTTCAATATATTATAGAGGCCCATGACCGCGGCCCAGC
The genomic region above belongs to Salvia miltiorrhiza cultivar Shanhuang (shh) chromosome 5, IMPLAD_Smil_shh, whole genome shotgun sequence and contains:
- the LOC130985383 gene encoding uncharacterized protein LOC130985383, with amino-acid sequence MNMEVTLRKTSSSSANEVYRQRKNLQRQKKRKRIASDLNCSLLHELKNVPDCIHCGARRFEYEPPTFCCDNGKVKLAFSEVPPELDELFTAQSEEAINFRRNIRAYNSIFSFTSFGVKLDKELASARRGVYSFRAQGMVYHDLPGLIPQYTSPTFFQLYFYDTQSEFENRINIMQNQVLSEAVVQMLMKILEINPYAKFFRRLKDYPSMDNVQLHISKDVNLDQRVYNSPHADQVAVIWVEGNNENIPLERDIVVHAHSGDRHRIKHYYGCYDPLQYPLLFPKGETGWHQNIRKIDPTSLVRNTNSVSTSTSLARTITAGDIISNEEQGVRRESVKNVSCREYICYKIQIRNPRQSILLLAGRLLQQYIVDMYIKLETTRLDYFRQNQSTMRAELYQGIVDSVFNGELRGNEVGKRIVLPATFIGGPRDMRRRYLDALTLVQRFGKPDLFITMTCNPEWKEIQQALYDGQTAQERPDLTTRVFRAKLQDLKYQLFKRKIFGHVAAHVDVVEFQKRGLPHVHMLIIFKSGHKLNTTSEIDNI